From the Paraflavitalea soli genome, the window GGCAATCGCTTCACCACCTACCCTACCATACCGCATGAATGCATCATCAAAGGTGATGGCATTTACGCTTCGATAGCAGCCGCCAGCATACTGGCCAAAACTTACCGCGACGATTACATGATGCAGTTGCACGATCAGTTTCCCCAATACAACTGGAACTCCAACAAGGGATATGCTACGCTTAAACACCGCAATGCTATTGAAGCGCATGGCATGAGCCCCTATCACCGCAAATCCTTCCAATGCCTGCCCTCGCAGCTGGAGTTGGATTTATAAATTTTATAACATTTACGGGTACTCCCTCCTTTAAACTACGGCTTTCACTGGCAGTCTTACTACTGTGGATTTATTTGTTGCACTAAAAACTACAGTATGAAAACGAAATTGATCCTGGGAATAATGCTCTTATTAGGGCTCTCGATAGGCGCCAATGCACAGTCATTGCGTGGTAAGGACCGTGCCCAACATCAACGTATTGAACAAGGCAGGCGGAGTGGTGAACTGACCAGAGGAGAAGCGTACCGCTTATCAAAACAACAACGTCATATGCACAGGCAATACCAGCGGTACAGGAGAGACGGGCATATCAGCAGGGGTGAAAGAAGGCACCTGGCATATGAACAACGCAGGGTCAATCACCATATTTACCGGTATAAACACAATGGTAACAAACGCTTCTACTAAATTTTTTTGTTAACGATGAATGGTTGCTCAAAGAGTCCCTGCATTAATTGCGGGGATCCTTTTTTGCGGCAATCGTGAATCGGCAGTCGGCAATGCGTTTGCTTCGATAGGCGATGCACGTTTCACGGCTACAGCATCTCCGGGAAAAAACTTGCTCTTCTTTCTTCCCACTCCCCTTTTAGTATACTATAGTAAATAGAATCGCGGCGACGGTTGGAATGCATTTGCATATGACTGCGCAATACGCCTTCGGGTATCATCCCCACTTTCAGGAGAGCGGCTTTGGCGCGCTCATTGAGGTTATCGGTTTTGATCTCCACTCTTTCCATTTTCATAACACCAAAGGCATAACTCAGCAGGGCAAACTTTGCCTGCTTGTTGACGCCCATGCCAATGAAGTCAGGTCCCAGCCAGCTGGAACCGATCTCCAGGCGCTTGTCGAAAAAGGAAATATTCAGGTAGCTGGTACTGCCACACACTTCTTTGGTATCCTTGTCGATGATGACAAAAGGCATTCTTTTTTCCTGTGCCCGCTCCTGCAATAAGGAGGCTATCCAGGTACGTAGTGTCTGGGGGTCATTCAATTCCTGAACAAAATACTTCCAGGTTTCTTTTGATTGCGCCAGGGGATAGAGTGCATCAAAATCATCCGGTTGTAATAAGCGAAGTAAAACACGGGGTGTTTCCAGTTCAAAAGAATCAGGGAAGAAACGCTGGTATTCATTTAATGGAGCAGACATATGTAATGGCTATTAGGCCGACGAATATACAGCCAATTATTCAGCCACCCATTCCCCGGCACCCTGCCTGATGATGACCGGCTCTTCACCTGTACAATCGATCACGGTAGAAGGCACCATGCCGCCAATGCCGCCATCCACTACAATATCTACCAGCTTTTCAAAATTGGCGTACATGAGTTCGGGATCAGTATATTCTTCCACCATCTCAC encodes:
- a CDS encoding GNAT family N-acetyltransferase, translating into MSAPLNEYQRFFPDSFELETPRVLLRLLQPDDFDALYPLAQSKETWKYFVQELNDPQTLRTWIASLLQERAQEKRMPFVIIDKDTKEVCGSTSYLNISFFDKRLEIGSSWLGPDFIGMGVNKQAKFALLSYAFGVMKMERVEIKTDNLNERAKAALLKVGMIPEGVLRSHMQMHSNRRRDSIYYSILKGEWEERRASFFPEML